The Bradyrhizobium sp. CCBAU 051011 DNA segment TGCACGGTTTTCGCCACTGCCTTCTGACCGCTGCGAACGGTGTCGCCGCTGTTTTCATAAGCATCCTTGGCATAATTGACGGCAGCATCAGTAGCGTCGCGGGCGGCATCCTTGGCCTGACCGTACAGATTTTGCACTGTACCGGCCGCCTCCCGTGCGCGGCCTTCGGCCTGCGTCTTGGCGTCGCCGGCCATGTCGCCGACCGTGCTTTCAACCTTACCCGCAAAATCCTTGGCCGAGCCGGCAATCCGATCCTTGTCCAT contains these protein-coding regions:
- a CDS encoding CsbD family protein, producing the protein MDKDRIAGSAKDFAGKVESTVGDMAGDAKTQAEGRAREAAGTVQNLYGQAKDAARDATDAAVNYAKDAYENSGDTVRSGQKAVAKTVQENPLGALLVAGGIGFALALLMTRPPRRPPSRWRYYG